From Microbacterium sp. CGR2:
GACGTCGGCCACGTTGCGTGTCGCGATGGAACGCCCGAGGCGCATGACGGTGAAGCGATCGGCGACGGTGACGAGCTGCTGCATGTTGTGACTGACGAGGATGACACTGACGCCGTGGTCGCGCAGCCGCTTGATCAGGTCGAGCACCTGCTGCGATTCGCGGACGCCGAGCGCCGCGGTCGGCTCGTCGAGGATGACGATCCGCCGGCCCCAGAGAAGCGCGCGGGCGATCGCCAGGCATTGCCGCTGGCCGCCCGACATGCCCTTGACAGATACGTTGACCGACTGGATTCCGACCTGGAGCTCCTGCAGCACCTTTCGCGCCTCGCTCCGCATGGCGCGATCGTTGACGACATCGAGGAACCGCAGGATCGCGTTCTTCGAGAGGACTTCGCGACCGAGGTAGACGTTCTGCACTGCGGACATCGTGTCGACCAGTGCGAGATCCTGATAGACCGTCTCGATGCCCGCGCTCAAGGCATCGGACGGCTTGCGGAACGAGACCCGCTCACCGTCGACTTCGATCGTGCCCGCGTCGGGGACGACGGCGCCGGACAGGACTTTCAGAAGAGTCGACTTGCCCGCGCCGTTGTCGCCGACCAGCCCCATGACCTCGCCGCGTCGCAACGTGAGCGATGCGTCCGCGAGTGCCACAACGGCCCCGTATCGCCGAGTGATGTTCCGTGCCTGCAGCGCGATCGTGCCGTCCGCGCTCGCCTCTGCTCGCTCCATACCAACCCCATCGTTCGTACTTGAAACGTTTTAGATGAAACGTTTAAATCAGTAAAGCACGGCCTCTGAGAAGTTGGCAAGCACTATTTCCGACGCCAGCGGCCCGGGGATGGCCCCTGGCAATACACCGCCCATCGCGTCACGCGACCCTGCGCGTCATCCCCGAGGGTTAGTCTCAGAAGATGTCGGGGAGCGAGGGGCAGCGATGACGGCCGTGCCGGTCGTGATCGGTGTGCGAGCGCCTGCTGCGCCGCCCGTTCCGACCCCCAGCCCCATGGCCGCCGGCACTCTTGTCGACACGCACGGCCGGGTGCATCGCGACCTGCGCATCTCGCTGACCGACCGCTGCTCGCTGCGCTGCACCTATTGCATGCCCGAGCAGGGTAACGAGTGGCTCGCGCGCACCAGCATCCTCTCCACCGACGAGATCGTCGAGGTCGCCGAAGTGGCCGCCTCTCTCGGCATCCGCACCTTCCGGCTGACCGGCGGCGAGCCGCTGCTGCGCGCCGACATCGTCGAGGTCGTGCGCCGTGTCGCGCGCATCGAGGGTGCCGACGGTCCCGTGGAAGTCGCCATGACCACCAATGGGATCAGCCTCGCAAAGAAGCTTCCCGAGCTGATCGACGCCGGGCTCACCCGACTGAACATCAGCATCGACACGGTGAACCGCCAGCGCTTCGCCGACCTCACCCGCCGCGATCGCCTCGACGACGTCCTCGAAGGCATTGCTGCGGCAGCGGCATCCGAACTCCGCCCCCTCAAGCTCAACGCCGTCGCGATGCGCGGCGTCAACGATGACGAGCTCACCGACCTCGTCGCCTTCGCGATGGAAGTCGGCGCGCAGCTGCGTTTCATCGAGCAGATGCCGTTGGATGCCGGCCACACCTGGGACCGCGCCACGATGGTCACCCGCGAAGAGATCCTCGAGAAGCTCGGCGAGCGCTGGCAGCTCGAGCCGGTGCCGGGCCGAGGGGGCGCCCCCGCCGAGAAGTGGCGCATCGACGGCGGCCCGCACGAGGTCGGCGTGATCGCGTCCGTGACCGCACCGTTCTGCGGGGCGTGCGACCGGCTGCGTCTGACCGCCGACGGCCAATTCCGCAACTGCCTCTTCTCCAACGCCGAATACGACCTGACGACCCTGCTGCGCGGAGACGCCTCGACTCCGGCATCCGTTCCGGGCCGACGTGTCGACGCGATCGCCGACCTGCTGCGCGCGTGCGTGCACGGCAAGCTTCCCGGCCACGCCATCAACGACCCGTCGTTTCTGCAGCCCGCCCGCGGCATGAACGCCATCGGCGGCTGAAGCAGGCCGACTCGCGCCATACTCGCGCGATCTTGCGATCGGGCGCCAGTACTGGGAGCATCGCCTGGTGGAACAAGGGGAGCGACGATGAGCGCAGCGCGTGTCGGAACGGAGACCATCGCCGACCTCGACAAGGTCACCGACCTCGACGAGCTGGTCGGCATCGACCGCGGACAGCAGATCTGCGAGTGCGATCACGGGACCGAAGAGGCGTACGCGCCGTGCGGCCGAAAGGCCAAGTGGCGCGTCAGCATCGACTGTGTCTGCGGAGAGAACCACCCGCGCCGCGTCGAACTGCTGTGCTCGCGCTGCCTGCGCACCCTGCGCATGGACTACGACCGCGAGGCCATCACCGCCCGCCGGCTCTAGCCGAGGAACTCCCGAGCCGCGGCCGACAGAGCGGTGACGCCGACCTCGATGGTCGGGTGGATCTCCGGCGCGTAGAACGGCGAGTGATTCGTCGGAATGTCCTTATCGAGGCGACCCGCGGCCGACGCCTCGGCGAACCGGGCCGCGTCGACCCCGCCGAAGAACCAGAACACCAGGGGAGCGCCGGCGTCACGGGCGAACCACGAGACGTCCTCGCTTCCGGTGAACATGCCGGGGTCGATGACGGATGCTTCGCCCAAGGCTCGTTGCAGTGCCGAGGTCGCACGTGCGGTGGCTTCCTCGTCGTTGATCGTCGCCGGCAGCGTGTGGAGGGTGTGGATCTCAGGCTCGCGTTCGGCGCCGGACGCCATCGCCTCGGCGCGCACGATGCGCTCGACGCTCGCCAGCATCTTCTCGCGGGCCTCGTCGTTCGGGTAGCGCAGGCTCAGCTCCAGCTTCGCCTCGGCCGGGATGATGTTGTTCTTCAGGCCGGCATGAATCGAACCCACCGTGACGACGCCCACGCCCTGCGGGTCGACCTCGCGGGAGGCGATGGTCTGCAGGCGCATGACGGTCGCCGCGGCCATCACAATCGGGTCGATCGTGGAGTGCGGACGTGAGCCGTGGCCACCTCGCCCGTGCAGGGTGACAGTCAGGCCATCGGATGCCGCCATCTGCGTGCCGCTGCGCACCCCGATGACTCCGGCGGGAAGCGGGGTGACATGCTGACCGAGCACGACGTCGGGCTTCGGGTAGCGATCCAGGATGCCGTCGCTCAGCATCGCGCGTGCGCCGGCGCCGTACTCCTCAGCGGGCTGAATCAGGACGACGAGCGTGCCGGTCCACTCGGCGCGATCGGAGACGAGCTTCTCGACGGCACCGATCATGGCGGTCACGTGCATGTCGTGGCCGCACGCGTGCATGACGGGCACGGTGTTGCCTCCGGGATCGACGCCCTTCGCCGTGCTCGCGTACGCCAGGCCGGTCTGCTCCTCGACGGGCAGCGCGTCCATGTCGGCGCGGACCCACACGACCGGGCCATCGCCGTTGCGAAGGATGCCGACCACTCCCGTGACTCCGACGCCCTCCTCGACCTCCAGGCCGAGATCACGCAGATGTGCGGCGGCGATGCCGGCGGTGCGCGTCTCCTGGAATGACAGCTCCGGATGCTGGTGCAGGTCGATATAGAGCGCTTCGAGGTCGATCGTCATGGCCCCGAGCCTATCCGGAGGTGCGAGCTTGACGTTCCGGTCGCAGTTGCTGCCGTGATGCGCCCGGCACCGATGCTCCGGTCGCAGTTACTGCCGTCACAGCGTCGTCGATCCGGCACGAAGTGCGACCGGAACAGACGAGCGGATGCCCAAGTGACACGAACCGAGACCGGAAACCGCAACGCTCGACGGCAACTTGCTCTCAGCTTCGCGCGCGAGCGGACTCCCGGAGGCGGAGGGCGCTGTACGCACAAACCGCCGCTGAAGCAATGAGGGCGATCCCGCCGAATCCGGATGCTGCGCCCAGAGGAGTCGCGAATGCGTTGACGAATGCCGTGACTCCCATGACCGCGAAGAGTGCAGCGAGGATCGCGCTGGCGCGGGCCGTGGCGGCGACGCGCCACCACGGCCT
This genomic window contains:
- a CDS encoding amidohydrolase, whose protein sequence is MTIDLEALYIDLHQHPELSFQETRTAGIAAAHLRDLGLEVEEGVGVTGVVGILRNGDGPVVWVRADMDALPVEEQTGLAYASTAKGVDPGGNTVPVMHACGHDMHVTAMIGAVEKLVSDRAEWTGTLVVLIQPAEEYGAGARAMLSDGILDRYPKPDVVLGQHVTPLPAGVIGVRSGTQMAASDGLTVTLHGRGGHGSRPHSTIDPIVMAAATVMRLQTIASREVDPQGVGVVTVGSIHAGLKNNIIPAEAKLELSLRYPNDEAREKMLASVERIVRAEAMASGAEREPEIHTLHTLPATINDEEATARATSALQRALGEASVIDPGMFTGSEDVSWFARDAGAPLVFWFFGGVDAARFAEASAAGRLDKDIPTNHSPFYAPEIHPTIEVGVTALSAAAREFLG
- a CDS encoding ATP-binding cassette domain-containing protein, coding for MERAEASADGTIALQARNITRRYGAVVALADASLTLRRGEVMGLVGDNGAGKSTLLKVLSGAVVPDAGTIEVDGERVSFRKPSDALSAGIETVYQDLALVDTMSAVQNVYLGREVLSKNAILRFLDVVNDRAMRSEARKVLQELQVGIQSVNVSVKGMSGGQRQCLAIARALLWGRRIVILDEPTAALGVRESQQVLDLIKRLRDHGVSVILVSHNMQQLVTVADRFTVMRLGRSIATRNVADVTPEVIVGLITGAIPADVETPEDTAPVVT
- the moaA gene encoding GTP 3',8-cyclase MoaA codes for the protein MTAVPVVIGVRAPAAPPVPTPSPMAAGTLVDTHGRVHRDLRISLTDRCSLRCTYCMPEQGNEWLARTSILSTDEIVEVAEVAASLGIRTFRLTGGEPLLRADIVEVVRRVARIEGADGPVEVAMTTNGISLAKKLPELIDAGLTRLNISIDTVNRQRFADLTRRDRLDDVLEGIAAAAASELRPLKLNAVAMRGVNDDELTDLVAFAMEVGAQLRFIEQMPLDAGHTWDRATMVTREEILEKLGERWQLEPVPGRGGAPAEKWRIDGGPHEVGVIASVTAPFCGACDRLRLTADGQFRNCLFSNAEYDLTTLLRGDASTPASVPGRRVDAIADLLRACVHGKLPGHAINDPSFLQPARGMNAIGG